The Manihot esculenta cultivar AM560-2 chromosome 17, M.esculenta_v8, whole genome shotgun sequence genome contains the following window.
GCACTACTCTTGCATCATAAGAAGAGCAATTGTCCTGATCCTAGCTCCTTGTCCAAACCAAATTCAGATACAGCAAAGGAAGTTGTCAGTTCAAGGAAATTTGGCAAGATTGATGGAAGTAATGCTGGTTTACTAAGCAACCCTGTACCTATAAAACATTCTCAGAAATTAACTCTGCCTGCTGCAAATGATGGCATCTTTGGTTCTTTGAGGTTCTGGGTTATTGTATTATGGGCAGTTTCTGGTTTGGGTTTTGTGGCAGTCATGTTCATGCTGTTTTTAGGTCGTAAAAGTAAGGGAACTAAGGGGAAAAGTTATAGAAACAAGAGAAGATCATCATATTCGGGATTCTTGGACACTAGTGGCCGTGAACGGCTTAGTCGCAACGCTGAGTCATCTTTGTAACCTTAATTTATAGAAGAACACACACACGATGATTTGTAGAAGATAGGACATTCCAAGATTTTAGGAGAGGACTTTAAGAAGACCTTGCCATAAGTCTTGGGGCAAAGTTTCACTCCCAAAATATTCTACATTGTACTATCAGAGTTGTCTCTTCTTGGACAcagatttattattgtttcacaTCGTATAGAACCAGTTTGATTTAGGGCTGAGTACAGTTCGATGATAATTGAAAAATAAgagcaattttattttatttttcagtttgattgaatcaaaccgattagataagtttatgcaaaaactctttCCCTAAACGCCAGCAATCTCCATCTATTGTATAATGTCAATGTGATCGTTTACTGAATTAATGCGAAAGTGTAGCCCAATTGTTGTAGAAGTGTAACAGGGAGAGGATAGCAAGATCATTGAATCAAACTtaactaatttaaattgaaaattttcagttggatttgattaatttttctcTATAGTTGGTTTCTCCATGAGAATTTATATCCTAGAGAAGGTTGTACAACGTAAGCAATGGACTTTCTTAGGGACTGGTTTGAAGAAAACTTGTCTTCTTTGCCCCAGCATGATAGTACCCAAAGCCATCCTTGAGAcagattattattttcttttttaaaaaaaaaaaaaaatctttcctTTCAAacatgaaaattaattataaataaataaataaatcttgaTTCTAAGTGGGTTATTAAAATCAGAAGGCGAAAAATCTTGACTGATAAAATAGTCGCACAAAACTGTTAGTGTAATAGGCATAAATATGTATCATCACTATATCTCAATACAAAATGTTATGTTGCTATCACTATATCCTTGTACCAtttcaagtaaataataataatcataaccTACATCCATAAGATTCATATCAGCGCATTGCAATTTGCAAATGAACCATACAAAATGCTGAAAAATTGCCTGATTCTTCCATTTCTCCATGCCAAGTTACCAGGTCACCAACTAGTTCAAAGCCGCATCTGTTGCAAAACCTGCTTTGGCTAGCACAGCCTTAGTTTGCAACAGAGATCAGAATCTATCAGTCATTCACGTCCTGTTAATTAGCTTTCACATGTTTGGAACTCATGTTTTACCATTGATCTTCCTCCTTTTCGACTGACCCTTTTGCCTCTGGTCCCTCTTCCTCTTGTATGATTGTTGCTTTTGGAATGATTTCCCAACCAAGGATGGCTGTTGCTTCAAGGCAAAGCTTTTGGCAACATGCCCCAGATGAAGTTTCTGCACCATAAATATCCTTTTCAGCTCTCCACGATGCGCTGTGTATGCTCGGACCCAAGAGATAAATGCTTTCTGGGCCAGTTTATTCATCATTGGCTGAGGGAAAATGTTAGAAGCAACATATCAATTTGAAGCACATAACAAGCGTATCAGATCCATTCAAATGGAATCTAAATTAACTTGCTAAAAATATAACGCAGGACTGGATGTTTGAtgagccttttttttttaatttacaagaATTATTTGAAATGTCAATTTCTCAGGAAAGAGTatgatttttcaataaaataggTGTCAAATGCACCGATGAGAAGTATTGAGAAACTTCACTATACCACCAACTAGAAACAAAGAATTCAAGTGCAATCAAAAGCAAGGTCTCTGCAATAAGATGCAAGAAAGTTCATAGCAAAGATGCAAGAAATAATTTTCAGGCTTAACAAAATCAATATGCTGAAGTTCATACCTGCGCTGAGATAAATGATTCAAGTGCCTTCTGTAGAGACACAAGCCAAGGATGTGACTCCAAAGAAACAAACTTCTTGATGCGGTGCATCTGTCCATACAATGGAAAACTATCCAACACTTTGATGATGGGATACTCTGTCAGTGACACTCCATGTTTCTTCAGATCTTCTATATAATCCATTTCAACTGGTTGTAGAAATATCCAGGAATCCCCCTTTTCACCCAAACGAGCAGTCCTACCAACCCTGCATCATGATCATAGGTCAAATCAAGATGCAACGTACTATCAATTCTTCTTAAAAAAGAATATGTGCATGCAAGTCTGAGCAAACATATACGTACCAAAAAATATGAAAGAAAGCATGCAACAGAACTATAGCAGAATTTAGTTGCCAAACCTGTGAACATATTCAGTAGCCTCTCCCGGAGAATCATATTGTATAATGCATCTAACTTTTGGAAAATCCAAGCCTCTTGCAGCAACATCTGTGGATAAAAGAAGAGCCAATTTCTCAGTTTTGAAAGCTTGGAAAGTGTTTCTCCGATCTTCCTGCTTCATATTCCCATGCAACCGAAAAGTTTTGCATCTCAAGAACATCTCTGTAACCTCTACTTCTGATGCTGAATTGGGCGACGAGTGGAACTCACTCACTAAGGAATAGTGAAAATCCACTGCATCACATGTTGAAAAGAACACCACAATCTGTAAATTAAGTTAATATGAGTAAATTGACGAACAAAATAGTAGCATGGGAGATTAACTAACAACCCAATAGATTAAGGGAAAAAAATGTCCACAATTCCAAGCATATTCCATTCACAGAGACAAGGGGCATTTTGGGTTATTTACATTTCTAGCAAGACATGAGCCTGGTCTTGTTTGGAACCAAACCAGAATCAAACCCGTAATTGGACCTGTAGAAACCAGACAGGTCCACAGTTCATactgaaccgaactgaaccaAACTAAACTCATGAAAGCATAGGGCCATCTCAGTTTGGGAGTCCCCTGAGGACCTTGAACCATACCAGAACCGTCATTTGGaacaaaaataaggaaaaagagagagagagagagagagaatgaaagaaaaaaggtGGCACCATACCACAACACCTCAACGGCTCTTTGCTTAGGAAAACCAttcaaatagtaaaattttgaccatttaattcttttaaggttttaaaattgaaattatttttcacccTTTATATACAGTAAGCTATGTTTTGAGCGTATTTTGGGGAAGCTAAAAacttctattattttaaatgtaattcatgcactttctaatttttattcaacttgtttatttgtattttagttttataagtccaaattttattttattcaggtATAAAATGTATAATAAAATCCTAATCGATTTTACCTTTCATCCAGGAGTTGCACACTgttttttttacataatttcaatttaaatggctcaatttttattctaagttttattcttaaaaaattGAGTAATGCTATTTTTTCTCAAACTAGACTGAAGCAAGAATGAACCAAAACTTGAACTGCCTTCAAAGTGGAAAGGAACCTTATGCAAGTACATAAGATTAGGTCTCAGTTTGGCTTGAAGGGAGAACCAGAACCAGCCATACTGATGTCTATTTCTAGTTACTATAAAGAATAAGGATGTGTAATTATTATGGAGAAAAAGCTATGAAAGTGAAGGCCCACAAAATtgtagatttaaaaaaaaaagggtgtGAACATAAATTTCAAGATAATTGACTGTTCAGAATTCAAGCATACTATAACAGTGGCCAGACTTATAGCAGCAAGTACTAACTAAACACCAACTAGTACCTCAATGCTTGATCTACAATAGCTTTGCAATAAATTATACATTACTGGTTAGTATCTGGGCTTATGACAATTAATATTACTGAGGCTTTCTCAACAAATCATCAGAAGATACCCTAACAGGATATTCATGGGGAAAAAATAGTGAAAAAGTCTGCAACTGGAAGATATACATTATACATATTCCAAATTGAGAGACAATAAATAAGTTAGTCAGGGATTCCAAATTTGAAAAGTAAAACTAACCTTTTGGGAATATTGTTTCTCAAAAAGATGCTTTAGAATGGAAAGAAGTACTGCAAGCCGTGAACCACAGGGCACTGTGCAGACATTGAACCAGATATTCTCACATCAAATACACAGCTATAGTGGTTCACAAAACAACTCTGTTTCAGCATATACCTTTCACATATTTCTGAACCAACTGAACTGGAAGTTTATAATCTCCAGTTGAAGAGTTCGTTATTTTCCTGGGATGCTCAAGTTCATCGTCTGTATCAGATTCTACAGATTCAGCATGTTCAAGTAATGGATCTGGTTGCATCTTCTTGTCATCAAGACCAATCATAATTGGATTTTGTAAACTAATTTTAGCAAGATGATTTACTTTTTCATTTAAGGTAGCTGATAAAAGCAGATTTTGCCTCTGAGTTTTGGAGATGCTTGAAACTTCATTTCCCTTGCCCACTGACTCAATTAACCTAGAGCCTAAAAGATCCAGTATTTCCTCTATTTCCTTGCCAAATCCTAATTCCAAAATTCTGTAAAGATGCTAAACTACAATTAATAATAGCACATGGATCATTTGTGAAAGATAGCACTCAACAGTTTATTGTAAAACATACCTATCTGCTTCATCAAAGATTATCCATCGCAAATTTGTGTGCACAAATGATGACGTATTTTTTAAGTGATCCAAAAGGCGTCCAGGAGTTGCAACAAGAATAGATATACCTGAAATGACACATAACCATAATATTTAGGAAAAAGTTATAAGCCCCAATATTTAAGGAGATCAGTTAGCTTGTGAATTAacactttttttttaacttaatgcCAATTTTTTAGGTATAGTACTTCTTTAAGGTTTAATTAGTGCAAATGCAAAATAGGTTGCACAGTTTCAAATTTTCAATGCAAATCTCGATGCCAAAAACAAGGTAataaaagacaaaagtttcCACCTTTGCGTAGCCTGGCTTTCTCCTTTGATCTGTTTTCACCACCCATCACATGACCCGGAACAATCCAATGAAAACGGTGTAATAACTTTTGCAGAATCTCATAAACCTGTGTGCACAACTCCCGCGTTGGTACAAGGATCAGTGCTACCACCAACACATCAATTAAAATCAACTGAGTGAGACCATGACATcaatgacaaaataataaatgaacAGTTTCAGCGAGTCGCTAGTAATAAATCTCAACTGGCAGAAGACTGACACTATACAGATTTAGAAATCTAGTGTTTCTGTATACAAAATTCAATATCAAGTCCAAGATAGACTTGATCCATTGTTTCAAACTCAGAGAAAGGCACATACCAAAAGTTCCATGAGCGCGTTCAATTTTAGGACTGCAACTCTGCAAGTGATGGATAATTGGGGCTAAATAGGCCACAGTTTTCCCAGTGCCAGTGGCAGCATTAACAAGTCTACAAGTTGCTCAACATTAAAGAAGAAACAAAGGAAGAATCTATGCTAGAAGAACAATTAGCAAGAACCCAGAAGCTAAAAACTGCATTGGTTACTAAAAAAACTTGAAACACCTAATATTAGCTTACATGTAGAGCAAAAGGATACACATGGCGACCCGAGAGAACAACAGGAATAGCTTGAGCCTGTACCTGTGTTGGAGCTTCATAGCCCATTCTTTCTGTTcatatatagataattaagttACCCAAAAGTTAACAGTCAAAATACATATGTATAGATGTAGAGATAAAGAGGCAGAAAGAGACCTCGGAGCTCGTTGCATATGGTGGGGTGGAGGCCGAGACTGGAGAAAGAACAAGATGCGAATATTTCTGAATGATTGATTGTTTCCTTTTCTTCTGCACGTTCGCttctcatcttcttcttttttatccgtcagcttcttcttcttctctgtaCTTAATCGACGAAGCCTGGTTTGGGGTTTTGTTGTTCCGGTTTTTGTATTAGGGTTTATCAGGGCCCAAAACGACGTTGTTTCAGTGCTATAAACGACACGTCGACTAGCTATAACATGAGGGTTGAGTATTTGGTTGATTCTAAATTTGAATCCAACCTAATAAACAGAAAATTgatttttaagaatttattgaaatcaaattaaatcagtgaaaattttgatttaaaccgAATCTCtctgattcaatttaaattaatttaattcagttcgttgaattttttaatattttaaaatttaattaaaatataatacttaattttttttttttaaatagttccTTTGGTCAAATACTCAAAAGATCCATACACTATCAAATAGTAATAAAAACTAAAGAATTGAAATTTGTCAGCAATGATgattaaaaagaattataagattacattacttaaaaaaataaaataataataataattgatggGTTAACAGAAAAACCCAAAAAGTCcatgaattgaaattttttcCTTACAAACCATTTAAGGATTAGGTACTacttttatagtttttttttataaattttttaagaattataggtactacttttataaattttccttatcatactaattaatttttaataaaaattggaGCATTGACTTTGCAGTATATGTTCAAGTTCTTACAAAACAGTGTCAGAGCAACCAAGCCTGCCTCGAGCCAAATTCGTGCTCCTCTTCAAATTCAAATCATACAGAATTCACTCTGTTGGTTGAAAGGAATTGATAATCTGTGCCCAAATTAAGCTTGAAGAGTAATCTTTATCAGATTAGTTCCGGTCTAATTCCCAAACTTTATAACATGGTTAAgattatcaaattttatttttttagcaaaaaatagctctatattattatttaaaagttaaatatatacaaataaaataataaataataaatttaaacttttaattataattttataatttaaatttatatagatccgaattagtttaatttaatcaaaTGGGTAAATGTATATAACTCAGTTATTAACGTTGTATGGTGTTTAGAATGTGGGATTTTTACCTTAAAATAATGCATCTTAGTGTCTCTCGGAGCACCCACTTGCCAATTTCACTTTCAGAACAAGAAAAGCTTGCTCCACAACAGTCTTTTAACTGCTTTtccatttgaaattcaaattcaaacgGTTCCCATATGAGACTACCTTACAGCATTTATCTTATCTGTTAACATTACTATAGAACAAGACCAAAGAGCTCAAAGTTTGGAACGTCTTCAACTGCCTAACTACTCATTGGGATTGGGTAACCATCTTGTCTCATGCAGCCACAACCCTTCTCCTATGCTGCTGGCTTTCCCAATGAAGCCAATCAGGTCACTTCATCACTCTGATTTCTCAACTTTTTCTTTGTCCTTCTGTTATAATTCTTTCGAATTCATAATGGGTTCTCTGATTTCTGCCATTTTGATTCATACTTGTCATAAAACTGTGGAAACTTCATGTCGTTTTGGCAGGGTGACCCTGTTTATGCTCTTGGACAGTCCATCTCTTTTGGGAAGTTCGTGTCCGAGTCTTTAGCTTGGAAGAAATGTTCCACATTCTCTCATAATCGATATGTTGAAGAGGCTAAGAGATTCTCTCGCCCTGGCTCGGTTGCTCAGAAGAAAGCTTTCTTTGAAGCACATTTTAAAAATCTTGCTGCAAGAAAAGCAGCTGCATTGCTTGAGCAAGCAAATGCTGCAGCAAACAATGTGCCTGAATCTGCACAAGAAGGTGGAGTTCAAGAAAATGCAGCCCAAGATGACAATGGACATAACTCTCATGTTGAAATGGAAAAATCTGAAAGCAGAAATGTGGAGGAAGTTGATCCTGGTAACGACGAGAAGATGAAAGAAACAGAGCTTAGTAGAAGAAAACTAATGGAGAAACCTTCGTTAAAGGTAATTTATATCATCATTCTAAGGAATTTTTTCCCCCTTCAATTCAACTTACATGCActcattacttaatttttttgcAGGATTTAATCTCTAATGGAGATCATTTGGATTCAAGAAGCAATAATAAACCTGTAGTTTATTCCTCTGAGCTGTTGTTTTCTGGGACAGCATCTAAGCTGCCATGTACACCTGCTAAAGCTGCAGCTTCAGTTATTGCAAGAAAAGATAGCAATGCCACTCCAATCAGAAAGAAATCTGCAATAGACTTCATGGGTAAAAAGAAATCAACTCCAAAATCAACTTACAGGTCAATGAATTTCACTCCAGTCAGAGAAATAAATAGAATAACTTCAGCAATTATCAGGAAGATTGATTGTTCTAAAGTTACTTCTGATTCTAAGGCATTGAAAGATTGCCCAACTCCACCAAGGACTCCAACCACGGTGCCTATTTCCTTGTCCTGATGCTTATTAGCTGCAAATTTCCAACTGGGAATCTCTGCATCATGCATGCTTATAACAGATTCACTTTTGAATTTTCAGGTGCCTGTGATAAGAGAACTTGAACATCCTCTAGCCTCCCCTCTGTCAGAAAACAAAAGGTCTAGAGTCTTATCAAATTTGATTAAACATACCAGGAAATTCCAATTTTGTGACTTTCTGTCAGGTTATAAGTGCGTGATTTGTACAAATTGCAGGGCAACTACACCTCTTCACCCCTCGGCATCTGGAAGCAAAACAGTTCGCTCGAAATGGCTTTTCCTCCCAACAGAGTAATACTTTTGACAGAAAACTTTCCTCGATCTCATGTACATAGACCAAAGAcataaaattatagtaaaatccacataaaatcattaaaactcgTGTATGTATACATCGAGCCTATATAGAGTCAGTCTAGGCAAAAATTGCCCTATTGTAGTTTCTACCTCATTTCAAGCTCAGGAGAGGAAAAAGAAACTATAGTGAGTTCTTTGTATCTATTGCATCATTAGTTCTTAGTTATGTAAGATCTGGGAGCCAAGCTAACAGGGATTTTTTCAGATATTCCTAAGATCTTAGGAATCCCTCCAAGATGGAAGTGAATTGAGTTCTTTCTGATTATTGTTCTTTTCATTCCAGTTGCTCAAAATTCATGAGTGCCTGCAGAAACAAATCTCCATCCCCAAATTTATCTACACCTTTTAGCTTGAGGACTGAAGAAAGAGCTGCAAGAAGAAAGGAGGCAAGCAATACAGCTAAATTTCCTATTTGCTTTTGATAGAGAAGTAATCTGTgtttatatgatttttaatCATATTCCACccatttcttccactactttcAGAGGCTTGAAGAGAAATTCAATGCCAATCAAGCACAAACAGTTCAGTTGCAAGCAACGCTCAAGGTAAATATGGCATTGTCCAGCTTCCATTGTGATGAGAAAAATACTAGAGTAGTCTACTAAATTAAACAACAATTGAGCTCACTAGCACTAGAGAGCTACCAATCCCAGAAATCTAATTAATAGTTGGTCCATTTCAAGTAATTCAATTATTGTTTTGAGCAGGAGAAGGCAGAAACAGAACTTAAAAGACTGCGTCAAACTCTCTGCTTCAAGGCCAGGCCGCTGCCTGAATTTTATAGAGAAAGGGCAACGACAAAAAACCAGGTGGAAAAGGTATCTTCTGTGGTTGTCCATCTTGCTCAATTAATAGCAACGTAGAATTTTTGTGTCAATGTTTCTCCCATCTCTGCTCACTGGTTTCAATGATACATACTCAGTCACCCAACATAGGAAGAACATCCACATCCAATCCCAGCATGGCACAGAGCACGTCTCAACCACATAACAGGTCTTCATTCAAGAATGGCAGATCTAAGCATGCCATGGGAAAGAAAAGCGAGAATTCACTATCTCTAGCTTCACGATTCAGATCAATCACTCGTGAGAATACTTCTCAAATATTCAGCATTCTGGACGATGAAAAGTTCAAGGCATGGTGAGGCCGCATGCCAAAATTAATTTTCCAGGGGTTCCAGTTATGGCAAATGCATACATGTTTGCAGATGTACTCTCTCTGTAATCTGTATTTTGAAGGAACAGGGCGTCAGACAGTTTATTTGTATAAACGCTCTTGATTAAACGATAGTATTCTGACATCGTAATGTATATTGTATTTTCTGAAGTGTATTTTCTCAGTATACAAACCTCACCTATTTATAGGTGATCCAAGCCTACAAAGTATTTACTAGAAAATACAAGAACCTACTAGAACCTACTAGAGATATCTCTATACTAACATCCTCCTCAAGTTGGATCAGGGGGCAAAGCAACCAGATGCAACTTGGAGACAAAAAAATGGTGCTGTGGAGTGGTCAATGGTTTAGTAAAGACATCCGCAAGCAGAGAAGTGGATGACACGTGAACAGGAGCAACAAAATCTTTTTGGAGTTGTTCCCTGACCAGACGACAATCTATGTCAAGATACTTTGTTCTTTCATGAAAAACGGGATTGTTAGCTATATGAATGGCTGCTTGGTTATCACACTGCAAAGAAACAGGAAATTGCACATTAACTTGTAagtcttttaatatatatgaaatcCATAAAAGCTCACACACGACAGCTCCCATGCTTCGATATTTAGCTTTGGCAGAGGATTTGGAAACTGTCTTCTGTTTCTTGATTTTCCAGCTGATAAGAGAATCtcctaaaaaaatacaaaaaccaGTAACAGATTTTCTAGAGAAAGAACAAGTGGCCCAATCTGCATCACAATAAGCGGAAAGATTAGAAAAGTCGGACGTAGTAGAAAAATATAATCCCTTAGCTGGGTAAGTCTTAAGATATCTTAAGACATGGCAGGCGGCGTCTCAATGGGGCTTTCTAGGATTTGACATAAACTGACTGAGATAATGAACAGCAAAGCTAATGTCAGGTCTAGTAATATTAATGTATAACAATCTGCCAATTAGCCGCCTATATTTATCAGGCTCAGAAAGTAAATCACCAGTAGAAGGATCAAGATTCAAACCTTTGGGTAGAGGAATAGAAGCATTCTTAGCATGTAACATGCCGGTGTCACCTAAAACATCAGAGATAAATTTCCTTTAACTGATGAGAGTACCAGAAGCAGATCTAGCAATTTCTAAACcaagaaaatatttcaaatgaCCAAGATCTTTAATAGTAAATTTGCAATGTAAGGCACTTTTAATCTGATCAATGGTAGGTACAGAATTACCATTTATAATGACATCATCTACATAGATTAGCAGGATAGTAAATGTACCACTGTCATCCCGTGTGAAAAG
Protein-coding sequences here:
- the LOC110605134 gene encoding DEAD-box ATP-dependent RNA helicase 17 isoform X2 produces the protein MELLVYEILQKLLHRFHWIVPGHVMGGENRSKEKARLRKGISILVATPGRLLDHLKNTSSFVHTNLRWIIFDEADRILELGFGKEIEEILDLLGSRLIESVGKGNEVSSISKTQRQNLLLSATLNEKVNHLAKISLQNPIMIGLDDKKMQPDPLLEHAESVESDTDDELEHPRKITNSSTGDYKLPVQLVQKYVKVPCGSRLAVLLSILKHLFEKQYSQKIVVFFSTCDAVDFHYSLVSEFHSSPNSASEVEVTEMFLRCKTFRLHGNMKQEDRRNTFQAFKTEKLALLLSTDVAARGLDFPKVRCIIQYDSPGEATEYVHRVGRTARLGEKGDSWIFLQPVEMDYIEDLKKHGVSLTEYPIIKVLDSFPLYGQMHRIKKFVSLESHPWLVSLQKALESFISAQPMMNKLAQKAFISWVRAYTAHRGELKRIFMVQKLHLGHVAKSFALKQQPSLVGKSFQKQQSYKRKRDQRQKGQSKRRKINGKT
- the LOC110605134 gene encoding DEAD-box ATP-dependent RNA helicase 17 isoform X1, whose protein sequence is MRSERAEEKETINHSEIFASCSFSSLGLHPTICNELRERMGYEAPTQVQAQAIPVVLSGRHVLVNAATGTGKTVAYLAPIIHHLQSCSPKIERAHGTFALILVPTRELCTQVYEILQKLLHRFHWIVPGHVMGGENRSKEKARLRKGISILVATPGRLLDHLKNTSSFVHTNLRWIIFDEADRILELGFGKEIEEILDLLGSRLIESVGKGNEVSSISKTQRQNLLLSATLNEKVNHLAKISLQNPIMIGLDDKKMQPDPLLEHAESVESDTDDELEHPRKITNSSTGDYKLPVQLVQKYVKVPCGSRLAVLLSILKHLFEKQYSQKIVVFFSTCDAVDFHYSLVSEFHSSPNSASEVEVTEMFLRCKTFRLHGNMKQEDRRNTFQAFKTEKLALLLSTDVAARGLDFPKVRCIIQYDSPGEATEYVHRVGRTARLGEKGDSWIFLQPVEMDYIEDLKKHGVSLTEYPIIKVLDSFPLYGQMHRIKKFVSLESHPWLVSLQKALESFISAQPMMNKLAQKAFISWVRAYTAHRGELKRIFMVQKLHLGHVAKSFALKQQPSLVGKSFQKQQSYKRKRDQRQKGQSKRRKINGKT
- the LOC110605135 gene encoding protein WVD2-like 7 codes for the protein MQPQPFSYAAGFPNEANQGDPVYALGQSISFGKFVSESLAWKKCSTFSHNRYVEEAKRFSRPGSVAQKKAFFEAHFKNLAARKAAALLEQANAAANNVPESAQEGGVQENAAQDDNGHNSHVEMEKSESRNVEEVDPGNDEKMKETELSRRKLMEKPSLKDLISNGDHLDSRSNNKPVVYSSELLFSGTASKLPCTPAKAAASVIARKDSNATPIRKKSAIDFMGKKKSTPKSTYRSMNFTPVREINRITSAIIRKIDCSKVTSDSKALKDCPTPPRTPTTVPVIRELEHPLASPLSENKRATTPLHPSASGSKTVRSKWLFLPTDCSKFMSACRNKSPSPNLSTPFSLRTEERAARRKERLEEKFNANQAQTVQLQATLKEKAETELKRLRQTLCFKARPLPEFYRERATTKNQVEKSPNIGRTSTSNPSMAQSTSQPHNRSSFKNGRSKHAMGKKSENSLSLASRFRSITRENTSQIFSILDDEKFKAW